DNA from Caldisericia bacterium:
AATTTGATGATGGAGAAAGGATTGTTGGCGAGACGAATATAAGAAAGAAGGGTGGAAAGATCAAAAAAATATACATAGAGCCACCGTACGCAAAACCAACTATAAAGGTTCTTTCTGAAATTGAAAAAGCAGAGCTTATAACCTTTGGACCTGGAAGTTTATTTTCATCGGTTATACCTCCCCTCCTCTTTGGACCAATTATAACGGCATTGAAAAAGACCAGAGCAAAAAAGGTGTATATACTTAACATAATGACAGAGAAGGGAGAAACAGACAATTTTACTGCATCCATGCATGTTAAAAAGATATTTGAACACACAAATGGAAAAATCTTTGATTACATTGTTGTAAACACAGGCAAAATCCCTGAATTCTATCTAAAAAAATATGAAAAATATGCTTCCAAACCTGTATTTTTAGATGAAGAGAAACTTAAGGAAATGGGTTTGAAGGTGATTAAAGGTAACTTTGTAAAGATAGAAGAGGGTTATATTAGGCATGATGCAAAAAAATTAAAAGAGACCCTCTTAAAGATCATTAGAAGATGATAGGACCTTCTTTTACATCTCTTGTTAAGAAGGAACTTGTCTCTCTTAAACCCAAAACAGAGGATGAGAGTCTTGCAGAGCTCAAAGGGATACTTCTTGCATCTGGTCTTGTGGTGCTTAAAAGAGATTCCATTGATATAGTTTTTAAATCTACAGACCCTCAGGTATTAAGAAGAATCATACTTTTATCAAAGGAGATTATGGGTAATAAAAGGGAAGTTATCATTGAGAAGGGCAAGAGGCGAAAGTTTTACAAACTCATACACAATTTTAACAAGAGAGATTTCTTATTCTCTGGAATAATAGATAATGATGATCTTAAGGTACACTTTAAACCCAAAAGCGAAAAGGAGGCATCTGCATTTTTAAGAGGTGTATTCCTTGGATGCGGAACAGTCACAGATCCAAGGAAAGAGTATTACCTTGAACTGAGACTCTCTGAGGAGTCTTCCTTCTTTGAGATAATGGAGCTTGTCCAGATACTGCACTTCAACTTCAAGTCAAGGATAAGGAGAAAGAAGAGGGTCCTCTATCTTCAGTCAAGAGACGGAATCAAGGAGTTTCTCGGATTTATAGGTGCATCTTCATCCTTCCTCTCCCTTCTCAATCAGGAAATAAAAAAGAATTTAAAAGAATCTCTCACAACAAAGATAAACTATGAGATGCAGAACATAGGAAAGATTGTAGATTCATATTTAAAAATTAGAGATGCTATACTTTTCTTGAAGAGAGAAGGAGTTTTTAATAGACTCACCCCTGCCCTGAGAGAGGCAGCTGAGACAAGGCTTAAGTATCCTGACAAGAGCTTAAGAGAGGTTGCAGCCATTATGGGAATCTCCAAATCTGCCCTCAATCATAGATTGAGGAGGATTTTAAAGATAAAGGAGAAGATAAAGGGTGGAACTAAGAAGAGAGATTAAACAGATTCAGAAACTTACATTGAGAAAAAATCTGATACAGGTAATGAGACTGTATCATGCTCCTCTTTTAGAGTTAAGGGAGATATTGAATCAGGAGTGGGAGGAGAATCCTTTTTTAGAAGTTACAGAAACAAAAGATGAAATTGATATAGATGAGGAGTCTTTAAAATTTGAGGAAAAGGGAAACATAATAATTTATGAGTCCTTTCTGAAAGAGGAGAAGGGATTAAAGGATTACCTTGAAGAACAACTCGTTCTCTTTGATTTCTCCAGAGAAGAAAAAGAGATTGCAAGATTCATCATAGGAAACACAGATGAACATGGATTCCTTCCCCTCTCGCCTGAAGAGATTGGAAAAATACTGAAGAAAGATATAGAAAGTATAAAATCTGTTCTTGAAACTTTAAAAAGAGAGCTTCATCCCCCCGGAGTTGTTGCAAGGGATGTAAAGGAGGGAATAATAATTCAACTTACAAGGAATGGATTGATTAAAGATGTGAGGGAAGCAGAGAAAAATATAGATAAACTTCTAAAGGGAGAGAAGGTCCCTGAAAGTTTTATGGAAAAGATAAAAAAGATCTCCATCTACCCAGGGGATACTATAGACAGGAGTAAAAATCTATACATAACACCTGAATTGTACCTAAGGATTATTGATGGAGACTTAAAGGTATTTTATAATGAAAAAATATTACCAAAAGTTAAGTTTAATAAAAACCTTTACGATGATATGCTTATGAAATTAAAGTTTTTATCAAAGGAAGAGAGAAAGTTTATAAAAACAAAGGCTAAGGATGCAAAAAATCTTGTATTTTTAGTAGAGGAGAGAAAAGAGAAAATATTAAGAATTGCTCAGTATCTTATAGACAGACAGAAGGATTTCTTCCTTAAAGATGGGTATCTGAATATCTTAACTCTAAAGGATGTATCCAGCGATTTAAATCTGTCCATTTCCACTGTTTCAAGAATACTACATGAGAAGTACATAGATACACCTAAAGGCATCTTTCCCCTCTCTTTCTTCCTTGGAAAGGATAAGGTAAAGAGAGGAGTATTTGGGACAAAGGTAAAAATGCTAATAAAGAAACTTATAGATGAGGAGGATAAGGATAGACCTCTTTCTGACGGAGAGATAGCAAAAAGATTAGAAAAATTTGGTATATTTATAAAAAGAAGAACAGTCAACAAGTATAGAGAAGAAATGGGTATTCCCTCAAAAATACAAAGAAAAAGGAGGAAACGCAATGAGAGTAGCCATTAACGGATTTGGAAGAATTGGAAGACAGGTATTTAAAGTGCTAAAGAAAAAGTATCCTGGAATTGAGATTGTAGCTGTAAATGATCTCTTTGATCTTCCAATGTTAATTCATCTTTTAAAGTACGATTCTAACTATGGTAGTTTTGATGCAGAGATTGAGGTTAAGGATGACAGATTCATTGTAGATGGAAAGGAAACTCTTTTCTTGAGAGAGAGAAATCTTTTAGATCTTCCGTGGAAGGATTTAGGGATTGAGGTGGTTATTGAATCAACAGGAGTTTTTACAGATGCTGAGAAGGCAAAGGATCACCTTGAAGCAGGAGCAAAGAAGGTTGTAATAACTGCACCGGCAAAAAATGAAGATATAACCATTGTTCTTGGAGTAAATGAGGATTTATATGATCCTAAAAAGCATAGAATTATTTCCAACGCTTCATGCACAACAAACTCTCTTGCCCCGGTGGTTAAAGTGCTTCACAAAAATTTCGTAATTGAGAAGGGGCTTATGACAACGATACATTCATATACAAATGATCAAAGACTTCTTGATGCTCCCCATAGAAAAGATTTTAGAAGAGCGAGAAATGCCGCAACAAACATAATCCCCACAACAACTGGCGCTGCAAAGGCTGTAACTGTTGTAATTCCCGAGCTTAAGGGTAAGTTAAATGGAGTAGCGATGAGAGTTCCAACTCAGACAGTCTCCATAACCGATTTCACATGTGTTGTTAGTAAGAAAACAACTAAAGAGGAAGTGAATAAAGTTCTTAAAGAGGCATCAGAAACCTATCTTTCTGGTATCCTTGGTTATTCTGAAGAACCGTTGGTTTCTACTGATTTTCGTGGGAGTGAGTTCTCTGGAATAATTGATGCTCTACTCACAGAGGTTATAGATGG
Protein-coding regions in this window:
- the gap gene encoding type I glyceraldehyde-3-phosphate dehydrogenase, which gives rise to MRVAINGFGRIGRQVFKVLKKKYPGIEIVAVNDLFDLPMLIHLLKYDSNYGSFDAEIEVKDDRFIVDGKETLFLRERNLLDLPWKDLGIEVVIESTGVFTDAEKAKDHLEAGAKKVVITAPAKNEDITIVLGVNEDLYDPKKHRIISNASCTTNSLAPVVKVLHKNFVIEKGLMTTIHSYTNDQRLLDAPHRKDFRRARNAATNIIPTTTGAAKAVTVVIPELKGKLNGVAMRVPTQTVSITDFTCVVSKKTTKEEVNKVLKEASETYLSGILGYSEEPLVSTDFRGSEFSGIIDALLTEVIDGNLVKVFSWYDNEWGYSTRVADLVKFIFEKGV
- the rpoN gene encoding RNA polymerase factor sigma-54, producing MELRREIKQIQKLTLRKNLIQVMRLYHAPLLELREILNQEWEENPFLEVTETKDEIDIDEESLKFEEKGNIIIYESFLKEEKGLKDYLEEQLVLFDFSREEKEIARFIIGNTDEHGFLPLSPEEIGKILKKDIESIKSVLETLKRELHPPGVVARDVKEGIIIQLTRNGLIKDVREAEKNIDKLLKGEKVPESFMEKIKKISIYPGDTIDRSKNLYITPELYLRIIDGDLKVFYNEKILPKVKFNKNLYDDMLMKLKFLSKEERKFIKTKAKDAKNLVFLVEERKEKILRIAQYLIDRQKDFFLKDGYLNILTLKDVSSDLNLSISTVSRILHEKYIDTPKGIFPLSFFLGKDKVKRGVFGTKVKMLIKKLIDEEDKDRPLSDGEIAKRLEKFGIFIKRRTVNKYREEMGIPSKIQRKRRKRNESSH
- the whiA gene encoding DNA-binding protein WhiA, which translates into the protein MIGPSFTSLVKKELVSLKPKTEDESLAELKGILLASGLVVLKRDSIDIVFKSTDPQVLRRIILLSKEIMGNKREVIIEKGKRRKFYKLIHNFNKRDFLFSGIIDNDDLKVHFKPKSEKEASAFLRGVFLGCGTVTDPRKEYYLELRLSEESSFFEIMELVQILHFNFKSRIRRKKRVLYLQSRDGIKEFLGFIGASSSFLSLLNQEIKKNLKESLTTKINYEMQNIGKIVDSYLKIRDAILFLKREGVFNRLTPALREAAETRLKYPDKSLREVAAIMGISKSALNHRLRRILKIKEKIKGGTKKRD